caagCACCTTGACTCTTTAATATCCTCAGACATAACAACAACAGCACTGCTAGTCAAGTGCTAGTCAATCAGATCAGTTAATGAAAGTCATTATCAGAAAGTGATATTACACAGGTGAAAGTAGACCAGCCATGAACTATTCTGGAAAGGTGATTTTGGTATCAGCATTGAATAATGGATGCTTCAGAATAGATCCCTACTAATCAAATTATGGTATTGCTGTTGCCAAGCATTATCTAAGGTTAGAATTTAGAACTGCAAACAGTTAATTACTAAAATGTGAACTTAACTTAAAATTGCCTCTCAAGGCAATCATAACCTTCATTCATGCACTAAGCCACAAATACAAAATGCAGATAATGATGTAAACTATCCTAATTTCACAAGATATTGACCCTGTTCAACTCTGTTTTCAATATAATGGTGGAGGATGACTACATATCACTCTGAGGCCTAAAATTTTAACAGTATTGAGGTATTGCTCCACTCAGGATTACAAAGCCAAAGTAACTTAGATGGGTAAGTCccattttaaaaactgatgtAGGCACTTAAGAACCTTTCAGTGGGACTTAGGTGCCTGGACTCTTCTGAAAATCTACTGAGGTACTTACCTGAATCTTTTGGtgcttaaatatatttaaaaatctggccaCTAGTGCCTTTTAATTCAAACAAAATAACTGAAGTAATATTATGTTAGAGAGCTGCATGTTTCTTCTGATCATAAACTGTTTATCACTTCTAGGCTGATAGTTTTAGACACTAACGGGTTCTCTCGGTTATCTTTTGCTTTAAGCAAGCAGAGTTTCTTGTTAGAAACAGTGCTAGGCTGAGTTAGTGTAATTTATTTTTCTAGCCCACAGATCTCTCAATTACTTGTTGATGTAGCATTATTTTTATACATCTAAGATAGAACTTGTTAGTGAAATACAGTATGTTATAGACTTAAGCCATCTGCACTAAGTTTTTAACTTTCTGCAATTTTGAGATGCATTTAGCTTGAAAATAATCAAGTCTTCCTTTGGGTACATATATTATTGAAATTTTGCTGTTTACCATTTACAACTGGTGTGAAGGTGAGTTCTCCAGCTCAGCTTGATAATTGCAATGTCCAATTTCTTGAGACAAATGGAAAATTTAGTTCAGGTAGTTTGCCCCCAAGACCTTATGGCATCTGTTTCTTTCCCCCCTGAATGTTCACTTCAAGAACAGCATGAAAAGGTTGCTTGTCTATAAAACAACTTTAGTTGAGACCAGATTACTGGAATACTAATGAAGTTATTTTTATAGTCCCTCTTGTCtagatttttcagtttggaaacaAAGATCTGATGGCATTACACTACATATATATATCTGTGGGAAACGGGGCCTGGTTTTTCTTAGCAAAACTAATGCAGGTTAATCAGAAAGTGATGCATGCTTCTGATAAAGAGTTGAGTTAGTCCAATGAAGTCCTCTATTTGAAAGCTGATGTGAATCAAACCACATTCAGTTGATACCTCTTATTAAGTTTTGAAGTGGCTGATCAGAGTACAAGCTGGTGGCTTCTCACCATCCAAAGACAGAAgaaattttctggtttttttactcTTGCAGTTTTTTGCGGCTTGTGGTTTGTGTTACCAGACTTTAAGTCCATAGGTACAAAACCTCTTGGATCACACCAATTTGTGTAAATCATCTGGTCATATATGTATGcagacttttttccccttcagtttTGCATTTCGTCAGACAACTATTTAGGTCATCTTTACCAGACCATGGCCAGCAACCAGCCTCCATAGGATGGTTTCCATGAGCGTATTTAGTGTAGTCAACTTTACATAGCGTTTCTGTGTCAGGTGATCTGTTCTTTGTCAGTGCTCTTAGGCTTTTAGCACATGTCCATTTTAAAGTACATACAGAATAGCCACATTGTTTAATAGTTTGTAAACTATTTAGTCCTTAACACAGTGATTTATATGGATCACTTGAAACAGTCTGCAGCAATATAAAGCAACTTGATTGGTCTGACACTAGTAGACTGTAGCAATTTACTTAAAGACATAAGATAAATCAGCTGTACACACCTTGTATCAGCTCTGTTATCTACTCTGTTCCAGTCACTTGACTTCTCTCTATATAATCACTAATCAGCTGTTAACCAAGCCTTGCAGCCACTTTCTTCTTCTAACAGTTTTGTTCACCTCAAAGATTTTCACTTCACATGAGATTTTTACCATACTGGCAGAATATATCACTTCTATAATACTTAACAAATCCCTCATAAAAAGTCTGTGAATTACTTGTTAGATAAGTTCTTGTTGATCATAGTCCTTGTATAAAATAAACACCTTTCTTCAAGTACCTGTAACACTTGGGGCTCAAGTTACTTTAACTGTGGAAATTCTTTATACTGAAAGGACCTGTTACAGAAAGCTTAACATACAGAAACATTAACTTTGGCCATAAAAATGTCTCAAGTTTAATCAAAACTGTTTCTGTATCTTTACTTGGTCATAACTTTCACTTCCAAAGGACTGTCACATATCTAAACTTCATATTGATCCAGGAGTTACTGAGTATATCACAGAAAAGAtaagaatggggggagggggagcccttcATCCCAACAACAGCCATGTGTGATGatctatatgtaagagagcactgtgattgctcagaactgcagtatatagagggagaaaagcctgttgagagtctgtgggtcaagtttagaggtgtaagctACAGCAgcgatgttgtggttggtgtctgctacaggccaccgaatcaggtggatgaggctatcttcagacaactgagagaagtttccagattgcaggccctgattctcatgggggactttaatcaccctgacatctgttgggagaccaatatggcagtacacaggcaatccaggaaatttttggagactgttggggataacttcttggtacaagtgttgcaggatccaaccagggcctgtgtgcaccttgacctgctgctcacaaacagggaggaactaataggggaagtagaggtgggtgacaacctgggaagcagtgatcatgagatttcaggatcctgaccaaaggaaaaaaagagcgtagtaaaatacacaccttggacttcagaaaagcagactttgactccctcagagacctgatgggcagaatcccctgggatgctaacatgaagggaaaaggggCCCAGGAAAgcaggcagtattttaaagaagccttactgaaggcacagaaagaaaccattccaatgcatagcaagagaagcaagtatggtaggagaccagattggcttaccagggaaatccttggtagacttaagcacaaaaaggaagcttacaaaaagtggaaacttggacagatgactagagaggggtataaatgtatagctcgagaatgcaggggagttatgaggaaggcaaaagtgcaactggaattgcaactctcaagggatgtgaaggataacaagaaaggtttctacaggcatgttagcaagaagaaggtgatcagagagggtgtggggtccctactggatgagggcgataacctagtgacagatgatgtggggaaagctgaagtactcaatgctttccttgcctctgtcttcacagacaaggtcagctcccagactaatgtgctaagtgacgtaATATGGaacgaaggtggacagcccttggtggggaaagaacaggttaggaactatttagaaaagctaaacgtacatacaTCTATGGGcccggacttaatacatccaaggatactgagggagttggcaaatgtcattgaggagcctttggccattatctttgaaaagtcgtggagatcaggagagatcccagatgactggaagaaGTCAAATGTactgcccatctttaagaaagacGATCCAGGggactataggccagtcagtcttacctcagtccctggaaaaatcatggagaggaccatcaaggaatcaattttgaagcacttggaagaggggaaagtgatcaggaatagtcagcatggattcatgaagggcaagacatgcctgaccaatctgattagcttctatgatgaggtaactggctctgtggatatggggaagtcagtggatgtgatataccttgactttagcaaggcttttgatatggtctcccacaatattcttgccagcaaattatgggaatgtggattggataaatggacggtaagatggatagaaagttggctggaaggttgggcccagcaggtagtgatcaatggctcgatgtcaggatggcagtcggtttttAGCGTAGTGctccaaggttcagttctgggaccggttttgttcaacatctttattaatgacctggatgagggcatggattgaaccctcagctagtttgtggatgacactaagctagggggagaggtagatacattacAGGTAAGGGATAagagtccagaatgacctagacaaattggaggattgggccacaagaaatctgatgaggttcaacaaggacaagtgtagagtcctgcacttgggacagaagaatcccaagcattgttacaggctggggaccaactggctaagtagcagttctgtagaaaaggacctggggattacagtggataagaagctggacatgagtcaacagtgtgcccttgtagccaagaaggctaatggcatattaggttgcattaagaggaacattgccagttgatccagagatgtgattattcctctttactccagaggtggcctcaccagagctgagtattgtgtccagttctgggtctccaactacaggaaggatgtggatgcattggagagggtccagtggagggcaaccaaaatgattagggggctggagcatatgacctacgaggacaggctgagggagttggggctatttagtttgcagaagagaagagtgggggggatttgatagcatccttcaacttcctgaagggaggttccagagaggctggagaaaggctgttctcagtagtgacagatggcagaacaagaagcaatggtctcaagttgtggtgggagaggtccagattggatattaggaaaaactatttcactaggaggatagtgaagcactggaatgggttacctagggaagtagtggagtctccatccctagaggtgtttaagtctcggcttgacaaagcccaggctgggttgatttaattggttctgccttgggaagggggctggacttgatggccttctaaggtctcttccagctctatggtgctatgattctatgatcttatcTAGGGAGGTATTACTCCtaactttttttcattgttttattaCTTATATTACCATAATACATAAGAATAGTAATCATGGACCAGGACTACATTAAGCTAGATGCTGGCAAACACAAATTAAAAAGCTGGGTCCCTGTCCCCAAGAACATACAGACTAAGTAACCAGATTAAAGCTGTCTGTGAAATACAGCAAAAACGCTACTGTTTGGCAAGTATTAGAAGGCATGCGGTAATATGGTGGGTTctgggggcactgctgagaggTCAAATCAGGGCGAATTACTCAGAAACAGGGCTATTTACAGCCCAAGATTAGTGTACTGTCCTACACTATAAGGCACCAAACtagtcacaaagagcacttcagctgccataCCGAGcagcaagaagtcacacaagcaacCCTCTTAGGCACTCTAGCTTTTCCTGTGCCAAAACCAGTACCCCtccttacacagatgagaggttatgaacaTCAGTGTCACCAAAGCCAACAGGTTCTTccgatcccaaaggaccagtcacattcccaggtcaatttatacctcagatcttactcAAAAGAGCACACAGTGCCATTCCTTTAGAatttaaaatctaaaggtttattaataaaaaggaagaaagaataaattgagagtaaaattgttaaaggaaacaaaattGCATACGCCAATTACAAAGTTCCTGGTGCAGGCTTGTAGCTGAGACGgaacaaactgctatcttaaaagtctttggAATGCATTCTTTGTTAGGATGGTGCATTAGTCCTTCTGGGCCCAATTCATAGCTGAGATGCTTCTGAAGTGATGAGCTGGGGTGAAGACACTTGGAGGAACCTTTTGGGTCCGTTTTGCAACCTTCCCCATGGggagggaattccattgttctcAGGGTGTGAAAATACCTCCCcaaatggagtttgtcacatgagcaagttaCCTGTCCATGTCTTTTTTAAGCATGCCACCACTGCCTACCTGTTTGACTGCAGCTTTACAGCAAAATTCCTCAGAGGCATACTGGAAACACTTAAGGTTCATTGTCAGTGAAGTACTGCTATTCACTTGGGTAGCCCCCCCTTTCACTTGTTGATATCTCCCAGAAGCAAATATTTGAAGTATAAATACAgagccaatactcataactttaaataaaaaatcatACAGGCACATGAGCAGTATAAATAGAATCTgcaaagcataagctttcaaTTGACATCTCGCTTTGTCCACATTGTACAAAATTTAGGGTAAACACACAACAATGTTCTGctaaaatccaataacatcacATGTCTAAGATTCCATAAGTCACAATGCCATCACTACATTACATTCAGACTTTTTATGCATGTAAACTTAAATATTAATAGtttaatattttttgttcttTCCACATTTGTATCCCAGATGGCCAATGAAGCGAGACCTTGCCCATGTGACATTGGAGACAGGTTTGAGTATGGGGGCCTTGGGCAGGAAGTGCAAGTTGAGCACATCAAGGCATATGTTTGCAAACCATCCGCAAGCATGGAAAAAGCTGTGATTGTGATTCAAGATATATTTGGATGGCAACTCCCAAATACCAGATACATAGTTGACATGCTGGCAGCTAATGGATACATGTAAGCAATCTTAATGTTTTCTTCCTAAAGAGAGATTGTCAAAGATGCTAAGCCAAAAATTAAATAGACTCTCACCTATGAAACTCTCACCAgagcctccccacaaggggcttctgcattgcccctgtgtgccttgcctccctcacccctcccttcccctgcccttccttctcatctcctccccctctcctgaaaACCAAATAAAGAAGCCTTATTTGCTTGAAAACAAaactttgttatttttatttgaggAATGTACAACTGCGGAGGGACTGGGAAAAGAACCTgggagtgggaaggaggaggaaggggaaggaggggctcagggatggggctgggactggctcgGGTTCCTCGGGACACTTAGGTGCCCAGGAAGTCTCACTGCCATGTGTTCATTGGCCTCAATGgcccctgggggcagagggaaggggggaggctatGAGTAATCATCAGAAGCAGGGGTTATTTGaaacaacaagcccattattttgaaataattttgaaataatgggcttgtgtggatgctcaccttgttgttttgaaatagctcctcagtgGAGACACGCTCCAAGAGTAGTGTATTCAGAAATACAGTAAACATGGATAGTCATTTTGAAAGTACTaggttaatatttatatttttttaaattacagaataGCTGCAAAATTAATAATCAATGCTCAGGTATTTTCAGTGCAGTTAATAGCTTATCACATTCCTTAATTAACAAAGCCTAACAGGTCAAAATAAACTGCCATGCTCTTGAGGTTCTGTCACGTCATTTTATTAGATTCAAAATGCACATTAAAATTCACATATGGTCTCTTAATTATTCTTTATTGCTGTTCCAAGGACATAAATTGTTTTACTTTTTCATATAGAGCCATCTGTCCAGACTTCTTTGTGGGACAAAAACCTTGGGAACCTTCTGATGATTGGTCCACTTTTACTGACTGGCTGAAAACTCGAGATGCCAGCAAGGTGGATAGGTAAGATTTTGTAAACTGCATGTATATGCAGCTCTCTATTGACAAGAGTTTTGCCCGAGTAAGGACTCCAGGATCAAGTTCTAAAATAAAATAGACCAGATGCAGTCTGGACTAAGAAAGcacaagtcccattgaaatctgTGGGTCAGATTAGTAGTGATGCAAATAGTGGTGTCAATGGACAATTAGTGACATTCAGCAGTTGTGCAAAATAGCTATAATTTATATATGTCGAGACAGGAGTTGGTGCTACTGAAAGAGGGCGGGGGGGATGGACCCTATCACAAGGCACTGAAATAAAGCAGGCTCCTTCTACTTTAATTTAGGTCACTCTACCCTTATGCTTCCTAGGGTACTAGTTTACCCTGCTGTAAATTGTAAGATGCAAATTTAGCCACCAAAGACTACCAAACTGGTGTAACTTACATTTGTATTGCACATCCACAAAGGCAGTGTGAGTTAGACTACAGTACTTTTTCAcataaacttgtttttttttactgtttataCACCTAACTACACTTCACCATTTAACCTGTTATTTCACTGCTGAATTTCAGCACCTTCAAATTTGTTTGATTGACTTCATGAAGCATTTACTATCATTTTTAATAATTTGATCATATATGATGTTCACTTGAAAGGGCTTCACTTAAATGTTGTCAGTGTTACTTAATAAGAAGTGTAGTCCTTTGTCCAACTTTGTATTTGTAGTTATAGAATCAATTTAAATTCTAACCACCAAtacatgtaaaataaaagatTGTTCTAGCCTCAACTCATTACACATTCAGTATGTTACTCATGTGTTATGCTGTTTTCTTCTCTAAGTTGTTTTAACTCCATTAAATATTCATGTATTTTAATGATGGATTTATAATTGCCAACTCATTTTTCAAAACTGAAGTTTAATTTCTGGAAGTGTTGTATTACAAGAACATACTACAAAGTTAAAGAAAATTAGAAATTACTATTGTATAAGCCAACTGTATTTTCTTTCCAGTTTTCCAGGGAGTGCTACTGGATTCCTTACTTTGTCTTTCTTTATATGAGTTAGGGAAGCTGATGTTGTCTTGAAGTATTTAAAGGAGCAGTGCAATGCAAAGAAGATTGGTGTTATTGGATTTTGCTGGGGCGGAATGGCTGTACATCATTTGATGCTGAAAAATCCTGAATTAAAAACTGGAGTGGCAATCTATGGTAAGTTTATAATGCATGTAAACTTGAGCAGACTTACATATATAAATATAGCATGTAGTTTAAATATGGCTATATATAATAATTTACATTTATGTGCTGTGGATTATGGGAAGAGTTGGGGGAACTTCCTGAGAGTCCTGATTTGCTGTTAATTAATTATTTCCTCATGATTCATTTTTGTTCCCTGTGAATATATGTTTAATTATTTGTCAGAGTAGCTGGAGCTTTTTCTATGTATTTTTAGCATTATACAAATGTGAataaacagtaaaataaaaacattatacGAATTTCTTAGTGATTTGCATCAAAATTGAAATAATagatgtgtgtatatataacgATGCATTTCTATGTACATGTGTAGCTCTCAATCTATGAAGCTTTCATAACAGAAAAAAGTGAAATACACTTTTTATAGTCTGCTACAGTATGCTGATTCATATACCATTTCAAACTGATAATCAAGGCACATGACATTCAGCACAATTGTGACAACCATTTGGTCTGTGTCAGAACTAGTACGATAGGTTTTTTCAGTGGGGCAAAATACCAGGAATGCAGCCAAGGTTCAAGGTAATATATACTATTCTCACAAAATATTGACTTAAGCTGCTTAGTATTGATTTTGAACTAGACCTGAGTTAGAAGTCATGGATCTTTGGGTTCAGTGTTGTAGTGTGCATCTACAGTGGAGAAAGTCAGGTTCACCATCAGTACAGCTCCAGTACAGCTCCACCAGAGGAATCAACAGGACAGCCATCTAACCCAGATTTCATAACATGGTGATAAAAGTATTTGGCTACAACACAGACTTGTCCATTGTAGTTATTAGTGGAACTGCACTGATGAGGAAATAGGTGTATGTTTTTGCCGGCGCAGGGCTTGGTAGCCAGTTGTAGTGCTGGGCCAAGTCACTGGATCTAAAACCTCATTTCCCCAGAGTTAGAAGAGAGGAAGTTCAGATCTGGTGTCTCCATCTGTAACATCCATGTTTGGATTTAAT
The DNA window shown above is from Pelodiscus sinensis isolate JC-2024 chromosome 2, ASM4963464v1, whole genome shotgun sequence and carries:
- the LOC102459893 gene encoding carboxymethylenebutenolidase homolog, with product MANEARPCPCDIGDRFEYGGLGQEVQVEHIKAYVCKPSASMEKAVIVIQDIFGWQLPNTRYIVDMLAANGYIAICPDFFVGQKPWEPSDDWSTFTDWLKTRDASKVDREADVVLKYLKEQCNAKKIGVIGFCWGGMAVHHLMLKNPELKTGVAIYGVIKYFEERYSLLHPTFFIFGENDDYIPLEQVTLLEQKLKQHCEVDYRVKIYPGQTHGFVHRKREDMNPQDRPYIEEARKDMLNWLNKYL